Below is a genomic region from Methanosphaera sp. ISO3-F5.
ATTAAAAATAAGGGATAAGTATGATGATACATTGGCAAACTTATATGATCCATTAATCATGCCTCCTGATTTGAAAAAGGCTCATGAAAAGTTGGATAAACTTGTTGATAAGTGTTATCAGAGTAAAGCGTTTAAGAATGATGAAGAACGTATGAAGTTATTGTTTAAATTATATTCTGAGTATGGTGCTTAATTATGTGTTCCTCTTTTCAATTTTTTTTTATTAATTCAGTTATAATTTCTATATTTTATATTTATTAATTATTAAGTCACTTATAATTTATGTTATTATTTTATATTTTTTATTAAGTCACTTTAAAAAATTATATATGCTTTTGTTTATAAATACTTATATATTAAGAATTGTATTCTATGTGTGGTTAGTTATGGTTAAACGTTTGCAATATATGGATAAATTAAGTAAATTAATGAATACTGATGATGTAAAAATAATCACCGGTGTTCGCCGATCAGGAAAAACACATTTAATTAAGTCGTTTATGGATGAATTGAAAAGAAGTAATGTTCCTGATGAAAACATTATATATATTTCACTTGAAACAGGAAAGTATAGGCATATTCAGAAGGATACTCAGCTGGATGAGGTAATTTATGATTTAGTAAAGAATAATAAAGGTAAAATATACATGTTTTTTGATGAAATACATAGAGTTAATAACTGGGAGGAAGCTATTAATTCATATCGTGTGGATTTTGACTCAGACATATATGTCACGGGGTCTTATGCTAGAGTGCTTGGAGGAATCAATAGAACTGTATTATCTGGTAGATATGTAACTGTAAAAATACATCCGTTTTCATACAAGGAATACCTTGACTACTATAAAGAAAAAGGATTAACTATTGATATAACAACTGAATTAAAACTATTTGAGGAGTATTTAATTTATGGTGGATTGCCGGGTCATCTGAAATATGAGGGTGGTGATGAAAAAGATGATTACCTGTTGGATGTTTATAATTCCATAATGTTAAATGATATTTTTGATTTAGAGAAGATAACCTCAACAGATTTGTATCGTAAACTAATTGAGTATGTGGTAATTAATATTGGGAACTTGTTTTCTGTAAATTCCATAAAAAAATATTTAAAATCTGAGGGTCGTAATTCTCACCCTGATACTATAATGAATTATATTTTATATGCAACTAATGCTTATTTGTTATATCAAGTTAAACGTGAAAGCATTAAGAAGAAAGAAGTACTTAAAACACTTGAAAAATATTATGTAGTTGATATAGGATTTTATAATTTATTAATTAGTGATGAATTTAGGGATAGAGGTTTTATACTGGAAAACATAGTCTTTCTTGAGTTACTTAGGCGAGGATATGAAATAACTGTTGGAAACATTGCTCATAATGAAGTTGATTTTGTATGTAAAAAAAGAAGAAATAAAATTTATGTTCAAGTTTCTGAGTCATTGCTTGATGTAAAAACAAGAGAACGGGAATTTAAATCATTAGAATTGATACAGGATAATTATCCGAAGTATATTTTAACAATGGATGGATATGATTATTCACGAAATGGTATAAAACATATGAATATACTTGATTTTCTCAAAGATGAAAATATATAATGTAAAATTTTAAAGAGATAATTATTGATGATAGTACTGTGGGTTTTATGTTATTTGCATAATTTATATATATTATATAATTTATATACTTCGTATAGGTGAATTTATGGATGCAACAAGTATAAGGATAAGTAAACTAATAAATAAACGGTTAACTGATTTAGCTCGAAAAAATCAATCATATGATAATTTAATTAATGAAATATTGGATAGGAATGAACGTTTATTTGATTTAAATGATATTGATGAGGAATATGAAAGTCATTTAGAAAATATTATTAAAGAAGATAATTTTAATGAGTATGAAAATGATGAAGAATTTATTAATGCTATGAGAGGTTAATAAAATTATGAAACTAAGAATAAGTAATGAAGCAGAAATTTTTATTCGAAAATCTAAAAATCCTCTTAAAGATAGGGTTATATGTAATATTTTATCCATTTAAAAAGTTTATTATCATAAAAAATATAAAAATATTAAAACAAAAAGACCTTTTAAACGTTCTAGGTGTGGGTATAGGATTATCTTATTTGTTGATGGAAAAGAGGATGCACTAAATATTGTAGATATCATTCATAGAAAGAAGATTTATAAGTAATTATTTTTTTCACATAAAGTTTGTCTAATTTTTATGAAAATAATTTTTCTAGTTAAAAATAATTTACTATGGGTGTGTTATTATGTCTGTAGATAAAAAAATATATTCCTACATATCTATCAAGTAATGTGGATAAATAATTTATAATTTTAATATTTTGGATTTGTTGGTGGTTGTAATGTATTTTGATGAAGCTAATAAACATAGGGAATTTGAGTTTAATCAGGTTCAAAAGAATGTTGATGAATTGATTGTTGAATGTGAAGGTATGTACAGTTCTCTTTTAAAGTATAATGATTTGATTACTTATGAGGAGTTGTATGAATTAACTGATGAGGATAAGGAAAATTTTATAAAAATTAGGGATAGGGCTCATGAGATGGAGCATAGTTTGTTGCATTATAAGGAGGATTTAATTCGTCTTGTGGAGGGTGATGTTGAGTGGTTTTTAACTGATGTTGAGTCTAATGATAATTATTTTGATGATTATCAGAAATCTAATGTCTTTTTTAACTATTTTAGGGCGGAAATTTCTCTTGCATTGTTGTTTGATAAGTTGAAGCAGTTGAATGTTCCTAGAAAGAATGTTTCTGAGTTGCATGTTCATAGTGGTGGGGGTTGTTGTTAAATATTATTTTTTTTTAAAAATATATGTCATGATTAATCATGATAAATTATCGTTATGTTTATATACTCCAAGAACTAAACTAAATATAGAACTGAATATAATGATTAATCATTATAATTTTTTTAAGATATATCATGGTATTTGGTTTTAACTACAATATTGGTGAAAGAAAATGTCAAAATTCACAGGATTCGCAATGAAAAAACTAAACGAAGTTGGATGGGTAGAAAAAGAAAAACCAGAATGTGGTAGACGAGATGCGATAATTAAACCATTAGCATTATCTCCATGTACCTCAGATATACATACAGTATGGGAAGGAGCAATAGGTGACAGAAAAGACATGATTCTAGGACATGAAGCAGTAGGAATCATAGAAGAAGTAGGACCAGACGTAAAAGATTTCAAAGTAGGGGATGAAGTAATAGTTCCAGCAATAACACCAGACTGGGAAGATGAAGCAGCACAAAGAGGATTCCCATCACAAACCACAGGAGCATTAGGTGGATGGAAATTTTCAAACTTCAAAGATGGAGTATTCGGAGAAGTATTCCATGTAAACTTAGCAGATGCAAACTTAGCAAAATTACCTGAAAATGTAAAACCAGAAACAGCAGTAATGCTCTCAGACATGTTCTCAACAGGAATGATGGGATCAGAAAATGCAAAAATAAAACTAGGATCAACAGTGGCAGTAATTGGAATAGGTCCTGTAGGATTATGTTCAGTAGCCGGAGCAAGAAACCTAGGTGCAGGTAGAATATTTGCAGTAGGAACAAGACCAAACTGTGTAAAAGTAGCAAAAGAATACGGAGCAACAGATATTGTAAATTATAAAGAAGGCCCAATAGATGAACAAATAATGGAAGCAACAGATAATGAAGGTGTGGATGCAGTAATTATTGCTGGAGGAAACATGGAAACATGGAAACAAGCAGTAAAAATGGCAAAAGCAGGATCAGTAATATCAAATGTAAACTATCTCAGTGGAGCAGACATAGTTCCATTACCACGTGAAGCATGGGGTTGTGGAATGGCAAATATAGATATAGCAACAGGATTATGTCCTGGTGGAAGAGTAAGAATGGAACGTCTAGCAAGCCTTATAGAATATGGTAGAATAAACCCTGACTCACTCATAACACACAAATTCAAAGGATTTGATAAAGTAGAAGATGCTTTAATGTTAATGAAAGATAAACCAAAAGACTTAATTAAACCAGTTGTTTTATGTGATTAAACAACAACACATTTTTTTTTACTTTTTTTTATTAGGTATTTCCAGTTCAAAACATTACTAACTATTATAATAAAAAATTTTTAATCTTTCATAATTCAAAATAAAACTAGTTTTTTTCATTTCATTAAAAAAAGTATTGGGGGATATTTAATTTTATTCTTCTTTATTCAAATATTTCCTGAATAAGTATGCAAGTATTGATCCTGCAAGATTTTGCCAAACAGAATATAAAGCACCAGGAACGGTTGCAATAGGGTAATTAGGAAAATGTGTTTTTGCCAGACTTGTTGATAAACCAGAATTTTGGAATCCTAATTCAATTGCAACAGTTGTAATTTGTTTCATTTTCATTCCTGATAAATAACCCACAACAAAACCCAATGCTACACCTATAAAATATTGTAATATGATAACTACTAATATTATCCATGAAGCAGTATAAATTGAGTTAATATTCGCACCCAAAACTCCTCCAATTATTAAACATATCACAATTGAAGATACTGCAGGCAAATAATCTTTTAAATTTTCAGTAAAGTCTGGGAATTTGTAATTAACCAGTAAACCTAAGATTATAGGGATGAGTACAATTTGAACTATTGAAATGAACATCTCAATTGGATTAAAATGTATGTGATTTCCGATTAGTAGCACTGTGATTAAAGGTGTTAATAATGGGGATATTACAGTTGATATTGCTGTTAAAGACACACTTAATGCTAAGTCTCCTTTAGCAAGAAATGTGATAACATCAGATGCTGTTCCACCAGGTACTGTGCCTACAAGGATTAATCCTGCAGTTAAAGCAGTATCTAATTTAAATATGTAAGCAAGTGTCAACGCTAATAGGGGCATTATCATATACTGTGCTATTAATCCGACTCCTATCTCTTTTGGTTTTTTGAAAACTTCTGTGAAATTTTCAAATTTTAGGGTTGTACCCATACCAAATAGTATAATACTTAAAAGTAAGTTCATTATATTTATTCCATGAACTTTACCTAATACCCATGAGAAGATATTTGGATATAATAAAGTGATGGCTACAAAAAGTATTACAATTACAAAAAAGTTGTTTTCAATAAATTTAAAAATTCTTTTCATATTATTCTTTATGTGAATTTTAATATATTAACATATTAATTATTTACTGTAATATTGTTCTTTGATAGAAAAGAATGGTGTGTTGGGGTGGGGGTGATAGTTTAATTTTTCATACCAGTAACTTTCTTTAATATTGGTATTTTATTCATCACATATAATATTATTATCGAAATAATTATTGAAATAGTTATTAATAGGGGAATGTTGATAAAAGGGCTAATTTCTAAGTTAAACCAGCCATGGTCTTTTATAAAATCTAAAGGTATGTTAACTATTAAATATATTCCATAAGTATATCCTGCAAATTTAAGTATATATGAATTAATTTTATCAGAATATTTGCCAAATACTTTTTTAAAATTTATATTTTTAAATATTATGAATAATCCCATCATTTTTAAACATGAACCTGGTTCTATATTCCCTACTAAGATATAACTAGTATCTGTTTGGCCGGCTATTAAAGCAGGAATATAAAAACTTAATATCAGTATCAATATTCCTAATAGGAATAGGGTTAATCCAAATTTTTTACTTTTAGTATACTTCGAATCTTTTTTATGCAAATAGTATCCTAGTATGAAGTAACCCAGAGGTCCTGTGAATAAATTCATATAATTTAAGATGTATATTTTATGTTTGAAGAAATTTAATAATAATACTATAAACCATATAACTAGGAAATATTCTATTTCTTTTTCTGAAACATGTTTTATCATCTGATATAATAATGGTAACATTAAATAAAAGGCCACAATCATATAAATATACCAAAATTCTATAGATATCTTCGTAGGATCAGATAATACATTAATTAATTCTATAAAAAATGTGTTTGTTGAATTCACATTAACTAATTGGTGATCAAGTAACACATCTTTCATAAAATAGTAAAATAACCAGAAATAAAAGGGTATCAGTACTCGTTTTAATCGTTGAGGTACTTTACTTAATGGTTCTTCTCTATCTAGCAGCAGCATTCCTGATACCATTATGAATAATAATACTCCAGCTCTTGTTATTGCAGAAGAAAGTATTCCTTGAAACCACATGTTTGTAAAAGCGTGGTGGAAATTTACATAGGATAAAGATAAGTGAATTCCAATAACACATATTATCCCAATTACTCTTAAATAATCAGCGTATATAATTCGTTCCATCATTATCATTTCAAAAATTTTGATATATCTAAAAAAATAATATTTAGCTTTTTGTATATACTTATTTTTAAAGTTAATTTAATATATTTTTTATTATTTTTTAATAATAAAATTCTACTGGAAAATTAAAAACTTCCAAAATATTTTTTAATAATGATTTTAGTATACCATAGAAATTGTAAAGTGGTAATGTAATAAAAATAAATCTTAAAAAATAATCAATTAAATAATGAATTTAGGGGTCTAGATTATTCGTCCTTCAGAAAGCATTTGTAAGTCTGTTTTTGTTGTGTATCCTTGATTAATTATTAAGGATGCTAATAATACAGTTAGTAATGTTGTTTTTTTAACAGATTCTGTTGTATATTTGTGGAAATGTTTTAAATTTAGTCCTTCTTTAAGGAATTTAAAAAAGTCTTCGATATGGCTTCTTACATATTTAATTCTTTTTCTTTTGATTATGTTTTTACAAAATGAGTTTGCTAATTTTATGAATTTACTTTTATTTTCTTTATCTTTTTTGTTTTGTCTGAAATATTCTAATGGACAGGTTAATGCGTTGTTTAGTTTTTCTATGTTGAAATTAGATTTAGTGAGGATTAATGGTTGTATGTGGTATTTTTTTAAGCCTATTTCATAGTTTTCATAACTATAATATCCTCTATCAGCTAGTATTTTATCATTGTGGTGTAATAAGTGGTGTTTTTTCATTTGTTCTAGTATTTCTGGGAATATTTGACTGTCGTGGGGTGAACCTGGGTGTATTATGAATAAAACAGGCATCATAGTATTGTAATCCAGTACAAAAGTTCCTTTAAAGCCTATATAGAAGCCAATACTTGTTCCATGACCCCATTTTGGATCTTTATTTTCAAGATTTTTCTTGGAAATCTTCTTACTATCAAAATTATAATCAACATCCAATGGAGTTGCATCAAGTAAATAAGTATGTGATTGAACTCTATTATTTCTATTAAGATATCTGAGTATTGTATTGATAGTTTTTTCTATTGTTTGGGCAGAAAAACGTCCAATCAGTTCTGTAACCTGAGAAACTGATAACACAGTTTTAACATTAAAAAAAGATTTAACTTCTGGTTTCCTATTTATCTCATCAATGATGTATGAAACCTTTAAATTAAAAAATTGACTAATAAATATAACTTTTAAAGTAAAATTAAACTTATTCAATGGTTTTATACCATTTGAAGCTATTATTTGTTGGATTCTTCTAGAATCAATAATATTAAATATTTCTTCTAACAAACTAGTATATGGGTTGGAATTATCGAAATTTAAACCTAATAACATTTTTCTTCACTAATAATATGTTTATTAAAGGTTTTATTTAAATATTTCGATAATAAAAACCTTTCATAAAAATCCAAGTAAAAACCAAATGTATTATTTTTAACCAAGATTAATTAAATGTTTAATACTAAAAAATAAGCGTTTATAGGTCGTAAAAATATATTACTTTTCTAGACCCCTAAATGAATTAAATTAAATTCCTTAGACATTACATTAAATAAGAATTTAAATAACTGTATTTTTATTCTACTTTAAAAAAATGTCATCATGTAAAAAAATAAGGGGTTAATTAAGAAAATGTGATGGTTATGTCACTTTATAAATATTTATTATAGAATTCAGTTATTTTATCAAAAGGTATTACCTCTAAATTATCATATAAATCAATATGTACTGCATCAGGTATAATCAATAATTCTTTATTATCTCCTTGAAGTTTATCATATTCATCTTTAGAGAAATAACATGAATGTGCTTTTTCTCCATGTATCATAAGAACAGCTGATTTTATTTCATCACTATAATTTATAATGGGCTGGTTCATAAAGGACATTGTTCCTATAACATTCCATCCTTCATTACTGTTTAAACTTCTTGGATGATATCCTCGTTCTGTTTTATAATATGTATGATAATCTTTAACAAATTGTGGAGCATCCTCAGGAACGGGATCTATAACGCCACCTGCTCGTATATATTCCCCATTTTTAAAATCTTCAGTTCTTTGATTATTTAAAGCTACTTTTGCTTCATATCTTGTATCAGCATTATCTCCCTCATCAAAGTATCCATTCGCATTTATTCTACTCATATTATACATTGTACTAGTTACTGTTGCTTTAATTCTTGTATCTATGCATGCAGCATTTAATGCCATTCCTCCCCATCCGCATATTCCTAAAATTCCTATTCTTTCAGAATCTACATTATCGTCATTGGATAAATAATCTACTGCTGCCTGGAAATCTTCGGTGTTAATATCAGGGGAAGCCATATAACGAGGATTTCCTCCACTTTCACCAGTAAATGAGGGATCAAATGCTATTGTTAAGAAACCTTTTTCTGCAAGTATTTGTGCATATAATCCGGAACTTTGTTCTTTTACAGCTCCAAATGGCCCACTTATTGCAATAGCTGGAAGTTTACCTTCATGTTCTTTTGGTTCAAATTTATCAGCTACAAGTGTGATACCATAACGGTTGGTGAATGTTATTTTTTCATGATTTACATTTTCATTTTGCGGAAAAACTTTATCCCATTTTTCTGTAATATTTAGTTCTGTTTTCATATTATTTCCTTCTAATAGTAATATAAATATTTTTTCAGATTATACTATTTTTTTAAATTAATTATACTTTTAATATTGTATTTATTATAAAATGTTTAAGTAGTTAATCAATAATACGCACATTACAAAAGGGAGTTGTCTTTGTTTAATCTGCGATTAATATTATAATCATACTTTTTTTTAATAATTTTTTAATCTGAATTATTAATTATTTAATGAAACTTATTTCATATGTTTTTTCCTAAATTAAAGGCTTCTTCATAATAATATTTAGGCATCATATTAACAGTTCCACAACCTTTACCTAGAATCATACCTAAATTATCATAATGCATATAATCAACCATTTTCTCATAATGCCCTTTAACAGGATTAACTGTGCTGTCATCACTATTCCAACAGGTTGTGATTAGTATGGTTTTTAATCTTTTTGAGCTAATTCTCATAGTTCTTGAATAGAATCTATCTAGTGTAGCTTTAAGAGGGGCAGTCATTGCAAAATAATAAACAGGTGTTGCAAAGACAAGTACATCACTATCTTCTATTGAATTTAATATTTCTGTCATATCATCATTAAAAATACAGTCACCATCCATTCCGCAATGATTACAACCAGTGCATGCATTAATATTAAGATGAGCGGTATCAAAACGTTTAATATTATGTCCTTTTTCTTGAGCTCCTTTAATAAATTCATCAACTAATGTATTTGACGTACCATTTAAATTATAACTTCCGGTTAAAATTGTTATATTCAAATTTTTCAACTCTATTTAAATCAATAAAATTAGTAATTGGTGGGTGGGGATGGGAGATTATTTAACTCATTTCTTTTATAAATATAATGTTTAACTTCTTCTTGCTGCTATAATTGCTTTGTTAGGACATTTATCTACACATATTCCACAATCTACGCATGAGAAATATTTAACAGAGGGTCTTCCTTCTTTATTATCTATTGCATTTGTTGGACAACTTTGAATACATATTCCATTCTCAAGACATTCGTTTACTCCATTACATATATTTTCATCTATCGTTACAGCCATTTAATCACCTAATGTTTTGAAGATAATTGTTCTCCTCCAACACCTATATTATCCGGTTGATTTCCTCTTATAAGTACTGTTATTGATTCTATTGGCATTTCATATGCATCAGCAACAATTTTTGATACTTTTTCTATTATTGCTTTTTTTGCTTCTTTAGTAGCATTTGCTGGCCCATCTATTGTTACAACTGGCATTATATTTCCTCCTATTCTTTTGATACAGGTTTTCCACCCACTCCTATATTTTCAGGACTATTTTCATAAATCATCATAGTAATTGCCTGTATGGGTACTCCAAATTCTTCAGCAACTACTTTTGATGCATCTTCAATCATTGTTTTCTTTGTTTCTTTGCTTAATTTTTTTGATGCTTCAACAGTTATTAAAGGCATATTTATTTCTCCCTAAAAATTCTATTATTATATACTCTGTTTTTGAATGTTATTATTTGTTTTCTATTACATCAAAAATTATTCCATCTTGTAATGTAACATCACATACACATATTTTTTTAATATTAAAACGTATAGCTAATGCTTTTATAATTAATAAACTAGGTATAACTGTATGAACTCTTTCAGAATCTACAAGTAAAGCTGGTTTAAAATTTTCTTTAGTATTGGATGACAATTTTCTAAGTACTTGATCTACTTGTTCTATTGTTAAAACATTACCTTTATCATTTTTAACTTTTAAATGTTCTAATAATTTTTTTATTGTTACACAAGTTTTTCCAATACCATACAAGTATTCTTCAGAATATTCTGGTATATCTAACGAATTTATCCTTTTAATTATTTCTTCTATTATAATTTTCTGTTCTTTTTTGGTAGGATATAATAAACTAACATATTCATTAAAAATGGTCAGTACACCTATAGGTATACTTTTTTGTTCTATTATTTCGGTCTTATTTTTAAAAATTGTTATTTCACTGCTTCCTCCACCCATATCTACAAGAATTCCATCATTTGATACTAATTCAATCCATCTTATAGATTTAAAACTTTGTTCTGCTTCTTCTTCGCCACTTAAAATATTAATATCTATGTTTAATTCGCGTTTAACAATGTCTATAACTTCTTGACTATTTGTTATGTTTCTTAGACTAGCAGTTGCAACATAATATGATTTATTGACATGTAATTTATCAGAATATTTTTTAAACTCTTTTAATGTATCTAGTAAAACTTCAATTCCTTCAGGAGTTAGTTTATTATTTTTTCTGTAAGAAATTAGCCCTGTTGTTTTATCATGTATTATTACAGGTTCTATTGTATTACTGTCATATTCATATATTTTATATTTAATAATACTTGAACCAATATCTATTATTGCATATAACATATTTTCACTAGTTATATATTTGTTTTTTAAGATTTAAAAAAATTAGTTTTTAATATTAAAAAAGGGGGTTTGATGGGGAATAATTATTCCTTATTCCAATTAATTGCTCCGTAGATTACACAAATTATTGTAATTGCTACACAACCCAGATATCCTCCAAGGATCCATGGATCACTAAGTCCTAATATTTCAATCATTGTGCATCACCTGAAACATTTTTAGCATCGAACATTTTTTCAATTTCTTCTTGTTCTTCTTTAGTATTCTGTGTAAGTAATGTTACAACAATTGTCACTATAAATGAAATTGGTAATGCAATTACCATAGGATCTACATATGGCCATGGCATTGCTGTGAATAGGACTGTTTGTCCAGTTAAAAGTTTGCATAATCCTATTCCGGCGGCTTCTTTTTGGTGTGTGAATAGTAAACAGAATAAACTTACTATTGTTCCACTTAGAATACCTGCAATTGCACCTTGCCTTGTGGTACGTTTCCAGAATAATGCACATATATAAACTGGCATGAATGCTGCTGCACATATTCCAAAGAATATTGTTGTTCCCTGTGCAACTACTCCTCCAGGTAATATGA
It encodes:
- a CDS encoding transposase, with product MLLGLNFDNSNPYTSLLEEIFNIIDSRRIQQIIASNGIKPLNKFNFTLKVIFISQFFNLKVSYIIDEINRKPEVKSFFNVKTVLSVSQVTELIGRFSAQTIEKTINTILRYLNRNNRVQSHTYLLDATPLDVDYNFDSKKISKKNLENKDPKWGHGTSIGFYIGFKGTFVLDYNTMMPVLFIIHPGSPHDSQIFPEILEQMKKHHLLHHNDKILADRGYYSYENYEIGLKKYHIQPLILTKSNFNIEKLNNALTCPLEYFRQNKKDKENKSKFIKLANSFCKNIIKRKRIKYVRSHIEDFFKFLKEGLNLKHFHKYTTESVKKTTLLTVLLASLIINQGYTTKTDLQMLSEGRII
- a CDS encoding flavodoxin family protein; translated protein: MNITILTGSYNLNGTSNTLVDEFIKGAQEKGHNIKRFDTAHLNINACTGCNHCGMDGDCIFNDDMTEILNSIEDSDVLVFATPVYYFAMTAPLKATLDRFYSRTMRISSKRLKTILITTCWNSDDSTVNPVKGHYEKMVDYMHYDNLGMILGKGCGTVNMMPKYYYEEAFNLGKNI
- a CDS encoding exopolyphosphatase; amino-acid sequence: MLYAIIDIGSSIIKYKIYEYDSNTIEPVIIHDKTTGLISYRKNNKLTPEGIEVLLDTLKEFKKYSDKLHVNKSYYVATASLRNITNSQEVIDIVKRELNIDINILSGEEEAEQSFKSIRWIELVSNDGILVDMGGGSSEITIFKNKTEIIEQKSIPIGVLTIFNEYVSLLYPTKKEQKIIIEEIIKRINSLDIPEYSEEYLYGIGKTCVTIKKLLEHLKVKNDKGNVLTIEQVDQVLRKLSSNTKENFKPALLVDSERVHTVIPSLLIIKALAIRFNIKKICVCDVTLQDGIIFDVIENK
- the dmpI gene encoding 4-oxalocrotonate tautomerase DmpI; protein product: MPVVTIDGPANATKEAKKAIIEKVSKIVADAYEMPIESITVLIRGNQPDNIGVGGEQLSSKH
- a CDS encoding symporter small accessory protein, whose product is MIEILGLSDPWILGGYLGCVAITIICVIYGAINWNKE
- a CDS encoding ATP-binding protein, encoding MVKRLQYMDKLSKLMNTDDVKIITGVRRSGKTHLIKSFMDELKRSNVPDENIIYISLETGKYRHIQKDTQLDEVIYDLVKNNKGKIYMFFDEIHRVNNWEEAINSYRVDFDSDIYVTGSYARVLGGINRTVLSGRYVTVKIHPFSYKEYLDYYKEKGLTIDITTELKLFEEYLIYGGLPGHLKYEGGDEKDDYLLDVYNSIMLNDIFDLEKITSTDLYRKLIEYVVINIGNLFSVNSIKKYLKSEGRNSHPDTIMNYILYATNAYLLYQVKRESIKKKEVLKTLEKYYVVDIGFYNLLISDEFRDRGFILENIVFLELLRRGYEITVGNIAHNEVDFVCKKRRNKIYVQVSESLLDVKTREREFKSLELIQDNYPKYILTMDGYDYSRNGIKHMNILDFLKDENI
- a CDS encoding 4Fe-4S binding protein, giving the protein MAVTIDENICNGVNECLENGICIQSCPTNAIDNKEGRPSVKYFSCVDCGICVDKCPNKAIIAARRS
- a CDS encoding bile acid:sodium symporter family protein translates to MKRIFKFIENNFFVIVILFVAITLLYPNIFSWVLGKVHGINIMNLLLSIILFGMGTTLKFENFTEVFKKPKEIGVGLIAQYMIMPLLALTLAYIFKLDTALTAGLILVGTVPGGTASDVITFLAKGDLALSVSLTAISTVISPLLTPLITVLLIGNHIHFNPIEMFISIVQIVLIPIILGLLVNYKFPDFTENLKDYLPAVSSIVICLIIGGVLGANINSIYTASWIILVVIILQYFIGVALGFVVGYLSGMKMKQITTVAIELGFQNSGLSTSLAKTHFPNYPIATVPGALYSVWQNLAGSILAYLFRKYLNKEE
- a CDS encoding type IIL restriction-modification enzyme MmeI — protein: MVYNNYPFPMDVSEDLKDKIRSQVTEILKIRDKYDDTLANLYDPLIMPPDLKKAHEKLDKLVDKCYQSKAFKNDEERMKLLFKLYSEYGA
- a CDS encoding alpha/beta hydrolase, with protein sequence MKTELNITEKWDKVFPQNENVNHEKITFTNRYGITLVADKFEPKEHEGKLPAIAISGPFGAVKEQSSGLYAQILAEKGFLTIAFDPSFTGESGGNPRYMASPDINTEDFQAAVDYLSNDDNVDSERIGILGICGWGGMALNAACIDTRIKATVTSTMYNMSRINANGYFDEGDNADTRYEAKVALNNQRTEDFKNGEYIRAGGVIDPVPEDAPQFVKDYHTYYKTERGYHPRSLNSNEGWNVIGTMSFMNQPIINYSDEIKSAVLMIHGEKAHSCYFSKDEYDKLQGDNKELLIIPDAVHIDLYDNLEVIPFDKITEFYNKYL
- a CDS encoding acyltransferase, giving the protein MIMMERIIYADYLRVIGIICVIGIHLSLSYVNFHHAFTNMWFQGILSSAITRAGVLLFIMVSGMLLLDREEPLSKVPQRLKRVLIPFYFWLFYYFMKDVLLDHQLVNVNSTNTFFIELINVLSDPTKISIEFWYIYMIVAFYLMLPLLYQMIKHVSEKEIEYFLVIWFIVLLLNFFKHKIYILNYMNLFTGPLGYFILGYYLHKKDSKYTKSKKFGLTLFLLGILILILSFYIPALIAGQTDTSYILVGNIEPGSCLKMMGLFIIFKNINFKKVFGKYSDKINSYILKFAGYTYGIYLIVNIPLDFIKDHGWFNLEISPFINIPLLITISIIISIIILYVMNKIPILKKVTGMKN
- a CDS encoding NAD(P)-dependent alcohol dehydrogenase, whose protein sequence is MSKFTGFAMKKLNEVGWVEKEKPECGRRDAIIKPLALSPCTSDIHTVWEGAIGDRKDMILGHEAVGIIEEVGPDVKDFKVGDEVIVPAITPDWEDEAAQRGFPSQTTGALGGWKFSNFKDGVFGEVFHVNLADANLAKLPENVKPETAVMLSDMFSTGMMGSENAKIKLGSTVAVIGIGPVGLCSVAGARNLGAGRIFAVGTRPNCVKVAKEYGATDIVNYKEGPIDEQIMEATDNEGVDAVIIAGGNMETWKQAVKMAKAGSVISNVNYLSGADIVPLPREAWGCGMANIDIATGLCPGGRVRMERLASLIEYGRINPDSLITHKFKGFDKVEDALMLMKDKPKDLIKPVVLCD
- a CDS encoding tautomerase family protein, translated to MPLITVEASKKLSKETKKTMIEDASKVVAEEFGVPIQAITMMIYENSPENIGVGGKPVSKE